The Fusarium poae strain DAOMC 252244 chromosome 2, whole genome shotgun sequence nucleotide sequence CATTTGAGTTGCTCTTGAGGGGCACCCTGAATAGGCTCAACCGTGGTGACCGTGACGTTATGCCCGAGATTCTCCAAGTCATAGACAGTATGACACCGTCATGTCCGGACTACTGGCGTCGAAGAATCATAGTACATATCTTCCAGGAACCTTTCGGCGACTACGCATATAATGAGCTACAGAACTGGGAATATCTATCGATGGGCGTTGACTGGTCAACGTTCGAGGTGAATATGCAGTATCTACTCAAGAGGCTACTAGCTTGTGTAGAATCCTGCGAAATACCTACCAAGGATTATAAAGTTCACGAGGTTGCAAACTCTGCCGTCAAACCCTACATACGAATCCGGAATTTTAGGCCGTGGCGGCTCGAGGATGGTGGGAAACCATCTTGCTATCGTGTCATCAATCAAGAATCCTGGAATAGTCTGTGTGATAACAGGTTCGGAACAATAGACTACGCAGACTTCAATCTTCAAGGGGTGTTGCGTAGTTGGTTTCCAGGCCCCGAGCATGACTTCCTGTTGGGAAGCTACGAGCGAGTGTCAATCGACGACGAAGTAGACGAAATAGCTTCTGAAGGCCTTGGGTTCTATAGAATTCTCAGTCAGAATGTCGACAACCGGTTTGGATAGAACGGCCCTGATATACAGGAAGATAGATGTAGAAAGTCTCTAGATATAAATCCTAATTGAGGGATGTCTTAATGTTGAACGTCAAGGCCAGCGAACCCTTTGCTAGTATTCAATGGTGGCATCTGTCTGTGCAGTTTGTGACTTCCATTTCTAGAACTTGAGTAGGAGTTCTCACTACCAATAAAACTATCGGTAGAACCATGTTAACTTCTTTGTTTTTGTGAATGAATAATAGTCATCATATGCAGAAGGGGTATCTTTAACCAACGTCATATTAATACCAAATCGATAGCATCAACAGCCTGATAGCGATTAAGaattttctcttctttactTCCAAACCCCAACCTTTCGAatatcgcaggttccttgaGCTATCCTGGATAAATGACGCTATATGGAGGGCCTCAAATCTCTGTCTCACATCTCATTGCTAGTTGACAGCTGAATTCCCATATAGTTGGTCCCGATTGGTCAATTCCAAGACACGGCCTGCGAACTATGGAAGCAGTGGCTGCATAATATGGAAGATCCATCACTCCAAGGAAATTTcttcttcaaaatgaccTCAATTGTTGCACAGatccctttttttcttcaatCGCCCTGGCATCAGCCAGACCGCACCGGTAGATCTTTTCGTCTTACATCAGTTTTCGTCTCACGTCCCTTGAAGAAGCGGCACGTTGCAAATCCCAATCCTTGACAAACCCACAGTACTCGTACAAATCCTTGGTTTTAGAGCATTCCATTTCATGATTTATGATATGCTGTGCGTACGATCTGCTTCTCGTGTAGGGAGATTGCAGGAAAGAAGATATCTCGTACGTCACGAGAGTCGGTAGATCTTCGACaacagaaagaaaaggaagaccAATCTGGTATATAACCTCTCACTGAGAAGCAATCTGCAATGCATTATTAAAATACCAAACAATAGTCTATTCAATTTTGCAAGACACAACTGCCCATCATGACTGAAGTCCAAAAAGAAGCCCCAAAAGAAGTTCGACAAGAAGAGTTCGATGCAGTCCACGCCTACTTCATCGGGCCCAAGGGCTCCAACTTGCCTGATTTTCGAGCCAACATCAACACTATTCTTGATGAACTCCTCGCCGCTCGTCAGAGCTACTATCCTCAGGATCAGGTATCTCTATCATCACTTTCTTATCACCTCCCTGCCTAACATGTCCAGGCCTTCATCTCCAAAGAATACCGCCGCTCCCCAGTATTCCTCAAAGCCCGCTCCGATCTTCGTCTCGCAACCGAAAAAGTAGCACAACTTCTCGGTGAACACTCGGCACCGTTCTGGTCCCCTCGTTATGAGGCGCACATGTGCACTGACTTGACCATGTCATCCCAGCTCGGGTACTTCATGACTATGTTGTACAACCCCAACAATGTCGCTCTCGAGGCTAGTCCTATGACGACGCTTGTGGAGTTGAGGGTTGGACAGCAGCTTTGCAAATTGTTTGGATATAATATTGATCCACAAAAGAGTCCTCTTTCTTGGGGACACATCACCTGTGATGGAACAATTGCCAATTTGGAGTCTATCTGGGTCGGTAAGTGATCTCTCTACTCACCACAGGTCGGTTCATGCTAACACAATAAGCCCGAAACATCAAGTTCTACCCTCTCAGTCTGAGTCTCGCGCTCAAACGCGGAAAGCTCCAGTTCATTGCAGACAGGTTTTACGCCACTTCATGCTTCCACGCCACTACCAAGACCCTGTTCAAAGATCTTCAAGGATGGGATCTCCTCAACCTTCCCTCCGAGGTCATCCTTGATCTACCAGACCAGCTCAACAAGCAGTTTGGCATCACCAGCAAGTTTCTTGAGAGTGCTCTCCATGAATTCAACATCCAGTCCATTGGTCGCGAGGTTCTGGAGAAAGaattcaaggtcaaggagccAACCAAGTACTTTGTCAGCAAGACTCGTCATTACTCGTGGCCCAAGGGTGTTGGTAAGTTTGACACACTACAAATATTTTACAACGACTAACATAACCAAGCAATTGCCGGTCTCGGCTCTGATAACGTTGTTGGTGTAGAAGTTAACAACAGCGCTCAGATGAACATCAAGACCCTCGAAGACCATCTCCACAAGTGTGTCGAGACCAAAACCGCTGTCTTTGCAGTCGTCGCTATCATTGGCTCCACCGAAGAAGGCGCCGTTGACAGACTCACCGACGTTCTTCGCCTCAAGAAGAAATTCCAAGATGAGCACGGTTTGTCGTTTCTTGTCCATGCCGATGCTGCTTGGGGTGGTTACTTTGCTACAATGCTGAACCCTGATAGACGTTACAGCGTAGAGGAGCAGACTGACGCAAAGCCTGAGCCGGAGTGGTACTTGGATCCCAAGACTGTCGAGGATATCAAGGCTATGGCTCAGGCGGACTCGATCACGGTTGATCCGCACAAGGCTGGTTACATCCCGTATCCTGCGGGAAGCTTGGTGTATCGTGATGGGAGGATGAGACATCTTGTTACTTGGTCTGGACCATACCTTTCGCAAGGTTCTGCTGAGAACATTGGTGTTTATGGTGTCGAGGGCAGGGAAGTACTCTTGGACACTTGAATTATCTTTCGCTAACAGTTCTATCAGCAAGCCTGGTGCTTCAGCTATGTCAGCGTGGTTCTCTAATCAGACCATTGGCCTCAATCACCAGGGCTACGGTAAACTCCTCGGCGAAGCAACCTTTACCAGCGCAAGAGTAAGTTACCTCCAATCCCTTCATGACAGAACAATACTAACAAATTCTAGATCTCAGCCCACTATGCCACCATGGACAACGACTACTTCATGTGCATCCCCTTTAACATGCTTCCATCCGAGAATCAAGGCAACAAGAAGTTCCTTTCCACGTCTGTCATGAACGAGCGAAAGAAGATTCGCGACCTCATCATTGGCAAGACCGACACagagatcttcaagtcgaAGGAAGCCATGAAGATCATTCGTGACTTGGGCTCTGACACCAACATCAACTGCTTCACTCTTAACTGGAAAGATGAGAATGGTGTTTTGAACACTGATCTTGAAGAGGCCAATTACCTCATGAAGAGAGTCGTTGACAAACTCTCCATCACTTCTCCCAACACTGATCCTTCTACCATTCCCATCTACCTCACTTCGACTCAATTTCTGCCTGAGGACTATGGTACTTGTGCACACAAGTTCATGGAGAGAATGGGTGTCAAAGAGTCTAACCAAAGCCTTTTTGTCATCCGAAATGTTGTCATGAGTCCATTCCCCACAAAGAAAGATTTCATCTCGACCATCATGAAGGACTTGGAGAAAGTCGTTATTGAACAGGTCGAGAAGGTCAGGAAGAGAAACGATCCCGGTGCCAAGAAACTAAAATTCCTTGTGCAAGGTTCACCAGATGCATCTGAGGTGTATCTTGTATTTCAGGCTTCGTTTCACAGTGTGACACGAAGACAGCAGGTCATTTTATCTGCCGAACTTGACGAAGACTTGAAGAAGTTTTACAATGATATCTTGAAGGACAGTCAGGATACAATCGTCATGTTGGAGACGTGTGATGAGTTGTATGTTTCCAAGGTCATTGAACGAATCTCAGAGGGAGTTGAGTTACCAGTGTCCttgtttgagaatggattacagtatGTTTCCCTTTCCTTTAGACATTCTAATTCGGTTTTAACTTTTTGCAGGGAGTATCAGAAGGAGCAGGGTGTCATCACTCTCAAGTCTGCGATCAAGAGTCGCCCACTCAACTCGATCAACCGAGACATCGAGTATCCTGACAAGTTCATGCCATTTTATCTTTACGGTTCAGAGGATGAATTGCACATTACGCACACTCTTGTCAAGTCGCCCAACATTTCACTTTCGGCCAGCAATGTTACTTTTGAACCCCCCATCCCATCATCAGTTACAAGCAACCTTCTCACTGACGGGTTAATCCTCGGTCTCGTCCAGATCCCCGAAGCATCCGTGCAACCATTTGCACAACAGAACAAAGATCTTGAAGAagattttttcttttctagtGGTAAGAAGTTTAAGGTTTCCATTTGGGAGGATCCAAAGTCTTATGATCAAGCTGGTCCTGGTTTGCTCAAAGACCTCGACGATGATTTGTACGAAGGCGTGATGACTCTTGGCGAGAATGTTTTCGTGGATGCGGAGGGACCAAATGAGGATCAGTTGAAGGATATCAAGGTTGAGTCAGACGCTTGGCAGAGAAAGTTGGATGAGATTGGGAGCGTTTTGGATGGAACTCACACTTGCAAGGATTAGATGAGCTGCATAATTAAGCTCCGCTATTTCTGCAAGACAACTCATGGGACCGTTTTTCGCGAAACGCATCGTCTGAACACGTCAAGTCAAGTATGCGTTGGCTTTGGTGCCTGAAAGATAGTTGATGTCTGAGTGAAGAAATGAAGTCATCAACACGCCTGACAACTTCTTAGACATCACAATACGTCCGCATTTAGTGAGATGACAATACAAGTCAAATGAGGATAAGTAGACAACTCAAAGGAGATCAATAAAATTGAGCAAATCATGTGTGTTCATTTAAACCATAACTCGTCGAAGATAGCATAACAATATCTGTTGTCAAATTCCCATCCGTGTTCCAAAATGCAAACGCTCAATAAATTCAACCCAAACTGACCCATTCATTTCCATGCATAAATCATCTCATAATCACGTCATGCCTCCATCTCATTTCGCCCAGGATTCTCATCGTCCCactcatcttcaacatccacATACGAACCCTCGAGCGATGGTGCACGTCTTCCTCTGACACCACCATACAATTGATCCAACTTTCTAGAATCTAGAAAGATGTTTTGCATTTCAGACACCAAGtgttcttcctcttcatcttcatctgcaGCGCGGACGCGATATCGTATGACACGACGACCAACGCCAGATGTGAGGAAAGGTTTAAGGAATGAAAAGATGGACCATGCGAAGCGAGCAAAGAGATACTCTCTGCTTCCCTCCGCGAGTGTTTCGACGTTGCGGTTCTGATACAAAGCTGCAAACTCTGCTTCTCTTCCGTCAAGGACATGAAGCACATACTGGTTATGCGTAGTGCCATTTGATGACCTGGCGACTTTGGGGATAAGTGCGAAAACGCTCTGGTCGAAGCAGACGTAGAGATCTGCCTTGAGAGGAAGGATGTTGTGAGGGTCGTCGATGGTGTGTGATCCGCCACCGTAAAGACCCATTCCATTCTTGTTGAACCATTGCTGCTCGTCTCGAGGGATTAAATGGGCCCATGTGAATGCATAACTTGTGTTTGTAACAGCGCATCGCTTGCTGTGAAGAGTGGTTTCGCATTCGGGTGCAGCCCACCAGTCGGGCACTCTGTCGTGAGGGAATTGCCAATCTCTAAAACTGGGTACAATAGGATATCGTTCTGGGGGTCAGTTAGTATTCATTCGTTTTTGTTTAAAATGAGTGATATACCTTCGCCATCGACAAAGAACCAATAATCCCTGTTCAACAAAATCTGATCATCGTCGGCGACTATATCCTTTCCCCTCTCATCCCTAGCCAATCTACCACTACCAAAAGCATTATTCGAAATGATTTGGCAAGCAGTAATTGCAGTACGATAATGAACACCCCATGCGCCGCGTAGAGGTTCGTAGTCGACGCGCGGCAAACAAAATAGCAAATTCAAAGGCTTGAGGTAACCAGGATGATAAAAGCGGACTTGATCGCGATTAAGATCGCGAATCTCAAGATTTGAAACGGCGGAAAGTGATCGAGGCATTGGAATGCGATGCTCCAAGTGGCTGAGTTGGAGAGAACGAGGAATTTCTTGGTCTTCGGATGATAAAAGACCCATGACgttttgtcttttgttcTTGCTGCAGGATGGAGGGTCAGCCACAAGCGAGAATGACGTATATCGAAACAAGAAACTTACTTGATACTGGAGGGCTCCAGAGCCCAGAATCCATACATTGGGGAAGATGGGAACTAGTCTAGTGTACGCCACTTTTGGAGATGGTTATGGGATTAGTCACGATGACAGTAGTAAGTTTTGAGTTTGGATTTGTGTAACTAATATCTTCaaagaataatataatttatatacatGAATCAACTACCCCTGTAACAaagagtttttttttctctttttttcgcCTCAACACGTGTCAGTGGCTAGTGACAACTGTTTTGCATATTCCCCAAACCTCTGGCTCCAATAGATGGATCCTCCACAAGTGGGACTTTACAGGCGGTGAGCGCTGTAAGCTCGAGATGTCTTGACCGCGTGTGTCGACCCGATCTCGCCAATGCGGATGTTGCTAAAGGTAACCTCAGGGTTGGGCTCGACCTTGACAATGTTGCTGGGAAGTCCCTCTTCCTTGGTGCAAGGTCCAGCGCCAGGTCCCTTTCCATCGAGCCACTCCATGGAATCACCCTCGCTCCACCAAACACTCATGGCGAGAACCATACCGCGGGTCATGGCATCACCCATCTCTTCTGTGCCGCCGAGACGGATGTAGTCATCTGCGTGCGAGGCCTTGCAGTACTGGTCCTCGATGATGTTACCGGTGACCTGGGGAGGTCCGGGAAGTGTGACGACGGCGCTcttgatgaccttgccgTCCTGGATGTAGTGGCGGTGCATCTCCTTGAGCTTGCCGTTCTTGTCGGCGGGGAACTGGGAAACGACTGTGAACTTTCGGGTCGTGTCGACCTTGAAGTTCTTGCCGCGTCCGTAAAACTCAGGAACACCGTTACGGTTGTGGTTCCAGCCGCAGCCAGCCTTGTCGCAGATGCCCTCCTTCTGGCACTCTGTACCTGTGCAGCCGTACAGGCCGGGGACACTGCAGGGGTGAGGAGCGATGTGGGTGGCGCGAGAGTTTGCCTCCCAGATATCCATCTCGTTACAGCAGACACCCTTGCCCTTGATGTTACCCTGCAAAAGTTAATCAATCAAGTCTAATAATGTTGATCAGGATAAACTTACCACTCCGTTGATGAAAGGTGTGACATAGCACTGAGCATCACAGTATCCACCACCCTGAGCAGCACCGACCTTGCTGTATCGGCTTGTGCTCTTTCCACCATCGGCAGGCATCTCAGAGAGGTACAAAGCACCGTTCATACCACAGGGAAGCTTCTGGGTCTCAACATCGAAAGAGAACTCAGCGCCGGTAAGCTTGAGCATCTCatacttcttcttgttcgCCTCGAGAAGGTAGACACGAGGAGAAACAGACTGGCCATTGCGGAGCATCTCAAGGCGGAGAGCGTTACCAGAGGTGCTAATACCCTTGGCCTTGTACGCAGCCTCGTCCATGCCGGAGAGGATGCAGTTCTTGGCACATGTTGCCTCGTCGGGGCAAGCCTTGGAGTCGGCGGCCTCACCCCAGTTACCACAGTTCTGGCCGTTGGCCTGGCTGATGCCGTGAAGCTCTGCGTCGGCGACGATGTAGTTTGTCGCCTTCTTGCAGCCCTTTGCCTTTGTGCAGCGGTACGTCTCGATCTTGGGGtgcttctccttgatcttgttagGAGTCTGGCCCACGACTGTCTGGGCGAGCAGAGTTGAGAGGAGAAGAGGAGAGAACTTCATGTTGGGCAGGAGctgtgagtgagtgagagTCTGTGTAGAGAGTGACtggtgatgaagaagatgtttCGATGCATCGTGGAGTCCATCATTCATATCTATATTTTTTGACAGTCCACGATCACACGCTGTCTACAAGGGGTCTACCATTTCAGGCCTACATCCGAAGACTTCATGGTCAAGATCCACGCTCAAAATACAGTTTTGGATGGATTAGGCCCATCAAGCTGAAGTGATCTCCCCATTAACATGAACATTATACGTCTGTAACCAATCAAGAACCCTAGACCTCCGTATCCTCCGACATCCCGATTCGAGTCAAGGTCACATTCAGGTCCCATCTCAAAGGGAACATCTACCGAGTTCCGGAGAAGCAATTTGCGGGTGGTAAACCCCTGCAGCGACAAGAGAATGTGGAGATGAAGAACTGTAGAGTTTTTTGAACAACAAGTGCGGAGTTCGGGCCGTCAACCCTGGACGGACTGCAATATAAGAGCGAGTTTCATAAACCCCTGTCATTAACGCTTTATATCCACATTTTCCCACCTACCATAGATTTACTAGGGGTCCTTGGCGAGAGTGTGATCAACTATCGAAAGAGGAGCGGATATCATGTACGGCTCTGTCCTAGTGGCCCACGGCCATGCGGACCGACGTATGATTATGATTCGGGGTCCGGAGAAGAACTATGTAAATGGCATCGTGATCAATAGTTTGTTCGGTCTTGGTGCCAAGTGAGATTACGTGGACGGAAAGAAGGAAATGTTTTCCAACCGAGAAAGACGGACGTTTGGTAGTTAGTTGTGGCGGAACGTTAGACATTGCAAGTGCATACTAGTTTAGAGTTTTGTACCTACAGGATCTTTCTTATCTGTGTCTTAGATGGCTTACATTTGCAGCTGTGCCTGACGACAATAACAAGGTTGTTCCTTGCGGGGAAGCGTCCTCTACCGTGGAGAATAATAGCCGACTGAGCCTCTCTTTTGCATGGATTTAAGCTTGCTGCGGAAGATCGGATGGAACATTATGCGTTCATCATTGGCTTGGAATTGAGGATAGCTGCCGATGTCTCTCGCGGAATGACTTGACTTGCTTCCGATGGCAAGATTTGGATCATCTCATGACCCTCCACGACAAGACAATATGACGAAATGTCCATTTTGAAAGGGCCGAAATATTAATTCATGCGTTTCCCATTTTGGTCGAAGTAGGCGCACTTAAAAGGCTGGGCGGACTTGGGCGTCACAACGATAGTGTTTCGCTAACGGAGAGAATCCCATGATTCCGGTAGCGAAGTACGGAGAAGCTTAGCGGACACATTAATTGTACCGAAGATCAGATAATAATCAACTCCTGAAATTAGCGGCTCGTTGTCGCATAGAGTTCACCCCATGTTTAAACTAACAACACACATGAACGAGAAAACAATTAGACTTTTGGTTACCCTATACTGCAGTCCACAAATCTACAGAAGGAAGAAACAATGTAACAAGGGTATGAAACAATGCAACCTGACCCTTGAACTGTGACCAGATGGTCTAGATACTGTCTTCACGTGACTCCATGCTGACGTgagaattgattgattcgATCTTTCCATTCCGTTGCCCTATTATCATTCATTCCTACTTCTGTCGTGACCCGATCAAGCGAAGATGAAGGATCCCGAAGATAGGATTGCCACGTTGGCAGACGGGAGAAAAGTGTCATATGCCATTTATGGCACTGAAAATCCTGATGCACCCACAACTTTTTACTTTCACGGCTGGCCAGGGTCTCATCACGAAGGCTACTTGACGCACAGCGCAGCCCTCAAACACGGATTACGTGTCATTGCGACTACACGACCAGGATACAGCGACTCAACATTCCAGGAAAACAGATCAATTCTAGACTATCCCAAAGATATCCTCGAGATAGCGAATCTCCTCTCTGTGCAACGCTTCACCGTCTTGGGAGTATCAGGCGGTGGTCCTTATGCGATTGCTTGTCTAAAGGAGATACCTCGGGATAGATTAGTCGGTATAGGCACGTTGGCTGGATGTATGCCCTTGTCGTTTTCTACAGAGGGCATGCTTGGTTTGGCGCGCTTCATGTTTAACGTTGCGCCGTATGCTACTGCACCTCTCGGATGGTTGATAGATAAAATTATGGGAACCGTGGCGCGCGACACGGAGCATCCGGAGAAATTGGAAGAAATGGCGGATAAAGAGGCAGAAGCTAAAGCACCAAGCGATGCAGAAGCCTGGAAGAATCACCCTGACTTGAGAAGAGTTATTCTAAGATCCAACAGAGAAGCCATGAAACAAGGCGGGTACCCAATGGCATGGGACGCAAGGCTGTATGGAAGTGATTGGGGTTTTAAGCTGGAGGACCTCAAGGTTGGAAAGGGCCAGATGATACTCTGGCATGGAGATCAGGATCAAAACGTTCCCATCCGGGTCAGTTATAAGGCCGCTGAGGTGATTCCTAATGCGGAGCTGAGGGTCATGAAGGGGGACAGTCATATGAGCTTGATGGTCAAGACAGAAGAGCCTTTGGTGGCGATGAAAGAGATGCTGGAGAGATGACCAATATATTGTGGGAAGGGTTCGACAGGGCAAGTTTTACAATTGTAACTCATTTGTATTATGTCACGCCTGATGATGTAGACATTATGAACGCAATACTGTATAAAATTGTCTACCCGCCAAAACGACAAAAGGATCGCCACTTGATACGGCACGGGATGTTCATACCCAGCCCCAAGCGGCACAGCGACAACGTCTGCTAAAAGCAAAAAGGATTGAGACCTATATCTCAACAACGTCTGCCAGTTCCTTTCCCCATATCCGCAAACAATGTCAAACTCATGACGCACATGGGTAGCATTTGTGATTTTCAGGGTCCTAATCCACCAGAGCTTATCAATAGGCAAAGACGAGCAAGACGCAATGATCTGCAGCACGAGGACCCCTAACTCAGAGCTTGGTCAGACGTATGGATGTAATTGGTTGGCTATATAAATGGTTAAATTCAGGTACAAGTGGCCATCGTCATCTCTGCGGCGCGGTCGAAGTGTGTGTCTTTCACCGGACTGAGCTGATGTCACTGGCGTGAAAATCGCTTCAAGTGTCAGTGGCGATGGTAGTAATCTAGGTCACTTTAGAGGAAGTGATGAACGAGATGATATAATGAGATGTGGTTACTCGTTGATGTTGACCATCGAAAGGTGGTTTCTCGGCTTGGTATCGATCAACATGggtttatctatataaactCTGGCCTCGACCTGCTGATCGAGAACTATGACAAACAACTTGAATAAATCAAGCAATCTTAAAACCAGTATCAACTTGAAAAACTACTTTTCTGAATCAACAAAATGGCTCCCAAGTATGTCTTCACGTCCTCCTCTGTAGGTCAACCACTCACAAATATGTAGCTCCAAGCGCCGCTTTTCTCTTAGCGCCCTCTCTCCCGCAAACAGGAGATACAACAAGGTCATGA carries:
- a CDS encoding hypothetical protein (SECRETED:SignalP(1-18)~CAZy:GH7) encodes the protein MKFSPLLLSTLLAQTVVGQTPNKIKEKHPKIETYRCTKAKGCKKATNYIVADAELHGISQANGQNCGNWGEAADSKACPDEATCAKNCILSGMDEAAYKAKGISTSGNALRLEMLRNGQSVSPRVYLLEANKKKYEMLKLTGAEFSFDVETQKLPCGMNGALYLSEMPADGGKSTSRYSKVGAAQGGGYCDAQCYVTPFINGVGNIKGKGVCCNEMDIWEANSRATHIAPHPCSVPGLYGCTGTECQKEGICDKAGCGWNHNRNGVPEFYGRGKNFKVDTTRKFTVVSQFPADKNGKLKEMHRHYIQDGKVIKSAVVTLPGPPQVTGNIIEDQYCKASHADDYIRLGGTEEMGDAMTRGMVLAMSVWWSEGDSMEWLDGKGPGAGPCTKEEGLPSNIVKVEPNPEVTFSNIRIGEIGSTHAVKTSRAYSAHRL